Proteins from one Syngnathoides biaculeatus isolate LvHL_M chromosome 8, ASM1980259v1, whole genome shotgun sequence genomic window:
- the prdm10 gene encoding PR domain zinc finger protein 10 isoform X3 — protein MDAKPEPTTVWSESANTDPADATQVHFEGETVAQIVYSGDGSGQAEQEQQQQVVYTADGSSYTSVESAEHTLVYIHPVDGTQAVFADQPQVAYIQQDGTTQQVAVLLPSGQNMNTTSLHVLSNAAEAPQATLEPVSQEQMSVSNSLTSVVDPPSSPLGAMDSTDDSAEDDDDDDSDIDDWEPRQRFNPHNLWCEECNDSNTSECLNHGPLHPIPNRPVMSRARASLPLVLYIDRFLGGVFSKRRIPKRTQFGPVDGPLVPQSQLQDNYIHLKFCVLDAEKDGEKSEETWLDLSDEDSCNWMMFVRPAKNHLEQNLVAYQYGAEIFYTTIKNIEPKQELKVWYAASYAEFVNQKLHSVTEEERKVLREQEKNWPCYECSRRFVSSEQLQQHLNMHDNMLHSVSRPRGRGRARGRKRFGTGRRPGRPPKFIRLDEAVEDDTDRTTIQNPTEVQPLDEPTEAAHNGVEVTVMEPDTEADAPTMSPAVEPSAAQPSERDLPLQTKEDPMQSDQSDPQFSSPDVRRLKRMRTAALQHHFIRKSFRPFKCKHCDKAFRDKDKLDQHLRVHGRDNFVFPCHLCSKTFMTDTALDDHLLVHTENRTYACLLCAETFDRLDMLRDHIEVHAVNGTFTCPSCKKTFPDFVQVKKHIRCFHSEKIFQCPNCEKAFCRPDKLRLHMLRHSDRRDFLCSTCGKQFKRKDKLREHMQRMHNPEREAKKAERVHRSKNHKMKTPTTDLESFMFKCRLCMMGFRRRGMLVNHLSKRHPEMRVNDVPELTLPIIKPNRDYFCQYCDKVYKSASKRKSHILKNHPGSELPPSIRKLRPAAPGEPDPMLTTHTQLAGTTAFAPVCCPHCAKQYSSKTKMVQHIRKKHPEFAQLVNTIQTPLATAVISSTPSVISADSAGAEAVVTTDLLTQAMTELSQTLTTDYRTAQGDYQRIQYIPVSQAGSSLSQPQHIQLQVVQVAPASSPHSQQQTVDVGQLHDPHSYSQHSIQVQHIQVTEPSASGQGVTQVTGQPLSPNSQQTNQELSSTQLTPVTLAQNHSLQASGPPQQQQQQQQGAVQHAYIPSNWNYRGYPASEIQMMTLPHAQYVITEAGTPVTAANNNQVKTTHYVISEGQTEVDTKTSGPASSGPDPGEHLEPLANQQATTQYIITTTTNGSGASEVHITKP, from the exons ATGGATGCCAAGCCGGAGCCTACCACTGTGTGGAGTGAGTCCGCGAACACAGACCCAGCTGACGCCACACAG GTTCATTTTGAAGGTGAAACAGTAGCACAGATTGTGTACAGCGGAGATGGCAGCGGTCAAGCGGAGCAGGAGCAGCAACAGCAGGTGGTGTACACGGCCGACGGCAGCTCGTACACGTCGGTGGAATCGGCTGAGCATACGCTGGTCTACATTCACCCTGTGGATGGCACACAG GCCGTGTTTGCAGATCAACCTCAAGTAGCCTACATCCAACAGGATGGCACAACTCAGCAG GTGGCGGTTTTGCTTCCAAGCGGGCAGAATATGAACACCACCAGTCTGCACGTCCTCAGCAATGCCGCCGAAGCACCGCAAGCCACCCTGGAGCCGGTGTCCCAG GAGCAGATGTCCGTGTCCAACTCTCTAACCTCCGTGGTGGATCCCCCGTCTAGCCCACTCGGGGCCATGGACTCCACGGACGACTCTGCCGaagacgatgacgacgacgactctGATATTGACGACTGGGAGCCTCGTCAGCGGTTCAACCCTCATAACCTCT GGTGCGAAGAATGCAATGACTCCAACACCTCGGAGTGTCTGAACCACGGGCCCCTGCACCCCATCCCAAACCGTCCGGTAATGTCCCGGGCTCGTGCCAGCCTGCCCCTGGTCCTCTACATCGACCGCTTTCTAGGTGGGGTCTTCTCCAAGAGACGCATCCCCAAGCGCACTCAGTTCGGCCCTGTGGATGGACCCCTTGTGCCCCAGAGTCAGCTGCAGGACAACTACATTCACCTGAAA TTTTGCGTGTTGGACGCGGAAAAAGATGGGGAGAAGTCCGAGGAGACGTGGCTGGATCTGTCTGACGAGGACAGCTGCAATTGGATGATGTTCGTGCGGCCCGCCAAGAACCACCTAGAGCAGAACCTAGTGGCATACCAGTATGGTGCGGAAATCTTCTACACCACCATCAAGAACATCGAGCCCAAGCAAGAGCTTAAG GTGTGGTATGCAGCCTCATATGCAGAGTTTGTCAATCAGAAGCTCCACAGTGTTACAGAAGAAGAGAGAAAAG TTCTGCGGGAGCAGGAGAAGAACTGGCCTTGCTACGAATGCAGCCGTCGGTTTGTGAGCTCTGAGCAACTCCAGCAGCATCTCAACATGCATGACAACATGCTCCATTCTGTGAGCAG GCCCAGAGGGCGTGGCCGGGCCAGGGGCAGGAAGCGATTTGGAACGGGGAGAAGGCCAGGTCGACCGCCTAAATTCATACGTTTGGATGAGGCAGTTGAAGATGATACAGACAGGACGACG ATCCAGAATCCGACTGAGGTGCAACCGCTGGATGAGCCCACAGAGGCGGCTCACAATGGCGTAGAGGTGACTGTTATGGAGCCGGACACAGAGGCAGATGCCCCAACGATGTCTCCAGCAGTTGAACCATCTGCTGCTCAGCCCTCTGAAAGGGACCTGCCACTCCAGACCAAGGAGGACCCCATGCAAAGTGACCAGTCGGACCCTCAGTTCTCATCTCCAGATGTGCGACGCTTAAAAAGGATGCGG ACTGCTGCACTGCAGCATCACTTTATCCGAAAGAGCTTTCGTCCCTTCAAGTGCAAACACTGCGACAAGGCCTTCCGTGACAAGGACAAGCTGGACCAGCACCTGCGTGTTCACGGACGTGACAACTTCGTCTTCCCTTGCCACCTGTGCAGCAAGACCTTCATGACCGACACGGCGCTGGACGACCACCTCCTGGTTCATACTGAGAACCGCACATATGCATGTCTGCTGTGTGCCGAGACCTTCGACAGGCTCGACATGCTGAGGGACCACATTGAGGTGCATGCCGTTAACGGCACCTTCACCTGCCCGTCCTGTAAGAAGACATTTCCTGACTTCGTTCAG GTAAAGAAGCACATCCGCTGCTTCCATTCCGAGAAGATCTTCCAGTGCCCGAACTGTGAGAAAGCCTTCTGCCGGCCGGACAAACTGCGCCTGCACATGCTGCGCCACTCAGATCGCAGAGACTTCCTTTGCTCTACGTGTGGCAAGCAGTTCAAA AGGAAAGACAAGCTCCGGGAACACATGCAGCGTATGCACAATCCTGAACGCGAGGCCAAGAAGGCCGAGCGTGTCCACCGTTCCAAAAACCACAAAATGAAGACGCCTACTACAGACCTTGAAAGTTTTATGTTCAAATGCAGGCTGTGCATGATGGGATTCCGACGCAGAGGAATGCTG GTCAATCATTTGTCCAAGCGTCACCCTGAGATGCGTGTTAACGATGTCCCAGAGTTGACGCTGCCCATCATCAAGCCCAACAGAGACTACTTCTGCCAGTATTGTGACAAG GTGTACAAAAGCGCCAGTAAGAGAAAGTCTCATATACTGAAGAACCACCCGGGCTCAGAGTTGCCGCCCAGCATCCGCAAGCTCCGTCCAGCCGCACCGGGCGAACCGGACCCCATGCTGACTACACACACCCAGCTGGCCGGTACCACCGCCTTCGCGCCAGTCTGCTGCCCGCACTGCGCCAAACAGTACAGCAGCAAG ACTAAGATGGTGCAGCACATCCGGAAGAAGCATCCCGAGTTTGCCCAGCTCGTCAACACCATCCAAACTCCCCTGGCGACGGCAGTCATCAGCAGCACCCCTTCCGTCATCAGCGCGGACAGCGCTGGCGCTGAGGCTGTTGTG ACCACTGACCTGCTAACGCAGGCCATGACGGAGCTCTCCCAGACGCTGACTACTGACTACAGAACAGCACAAGGAGACTACCAGAGGATCCAGTACATCCCCGTGTCCCAGGCGGGAAGTAGCTTGTCGCAGCCGCAGCACATTCAGCTCCAAGTGGTTCAGGTGGCGCCg GCTTCCTCCCCTCATTCCCAGCAGCAGACTGTGGATGTCGGCCAACTGCACGACCCCCACAGCTACAGCCAGCACTCCATCCAGGTGCAGCACATCCAGGTCACAGAGCCCTCGGCCTCAGGACAAGGTGTCACTCAG GTGACGGGTCAGCCTCTAAGCCCCAACTCCCAACAGACCAATCAAGAGTTGAGTTCTACGCAGCTGACCCCCGTGACGCTGGCTCAGAACCACAGTCTCCAGGCCAGTGGACCtcctcagcagcagcagcagcagcagcagggggCGGTTCAGCATGCTTATATACCCAGCAACTGGAACTATCGAGGCTACC CAGCCTCCGAGATCCAAATGATGACGTTGCCCCATGCGCAGTATGTCATCACCGAGGCTGGCACACCTGTGACCGCAGCCAACAATAACCAGGTGAAAACG
- the prdm10 gene encoding PR domain zinc finger protein 10 isoform X2 — MDAKPEPTTVWSESANTDPADATQVHFEGETVAQIVYSGDGSGQAEQEQQQQVVYTADGSSYTSVESAEHTLVYIHPVDGTQAVFADQPQVAYIQQDGTTQQVAVLLPSGQNMNTTSLHVLSNAAEAPQATLEPVSQEQMSVSNSLTSVVDPPSSPLGAMDSTDDSAEDDDDDDSDIDDWEPRQRFNPHNLWCEECNDSNTSECLNHGPLHPIPNRPVMSRARASLPLVLYIDRFLGGVFSKRRIPKRTQFGPVDGPLVPQSQLQDNYIHLKFCVLDAEKDGEKSEETWLDLSDEDSCNWMMFVRPAKNHLEQNLVAYQYGAEIFYTTIKNIEPKQELKVWYAASYAEFVNQKLHSVTEEERKVLREQEKNWPCYECSRRFVSSEQLQQHLNMHDNMLHSVSRPRGRGRARGRKRFGTGRRPGRPPKFIRLDEAVEDDTDRTTNPTEVQPLDEPTEAAHNGVEVTVMEPDTEADAPTMSPAVEPSAAQPSERDLPLQTKEDPMQSDQSDPQFSSPDVRRLKRMRTAALQHHFIRKSFRPFKCKHCDKAFRDKDKLDQHLRVHGRDNFVFPCHLCSKTFMTDTALDDHLLVHTENRTYACLLCAETFDRLDMLRDHIEVHAVNGTFTCPSCKKTFPDFVQVKKHIRCFHSEKIFQCPNCEKAFCRPDKLRLHMLRHSDRRDFLCSTCGKQFKRKDKLREHMQRMHNPEREAKKAERVHRSKNHKMKTPTTDLESFMFKCRLCMMGFRRRGMLVNHLSKRHPEMRVNDVPELTLPIIKPNRDYFCQYCDKVYKSASKRKSHILKNHPGSELPPSIRKLRPAAPGEPDPMLTTHTQLAGTTAFAPVCCPHCAKQYSSKTKMVQHIRKKHPEFAQLVNTIQTPLATAVISSTPSVISADSAGAEAVVTTDLLTQAMTELSQTLTTDYRTAQGDYQRIQYIPVSQAGSSLSQPQHIQLQVVQVAPASSPHSQQQTVDVGQLHDPHSYSQHSIQVQHIQVTEPSASGQGVTQVTGQPLSPNSQQTNQELSSTQLTPVTLAQNHSLQASGPPQQQQQQQQGAVQHAYIPSNWNYRGYPASEIQMMTLPHAQYVITEAGTPVTAANNNQVKTTHYVISEGQTEVDTKTSGPASSGPDPGEHLEPLANQQATTQYIITTTTNGSGASEVHITKP, encoded by the exons ATGGATGCCAAGCCGGAGCCTACCACTGTGTGGAGTGAGTCCGCGAACACAGACCCAGCTGACGCCACACAG GTTCATTTTGAAGGTGAAACAGTAGCACAGATTGTGTACAGCGGAGATGGCAGCGGTCAAGCGGAGCAGGAGCAGCAACAGCAGGTGGTGTACACGGCCGACGGCAGCTCGTACACGTCGGTGGAATCGGCTGAGCATACGCTGGTCTACATTCACCCTGTGGATGGCACACAG GCCGTGTTTGCAGATCAACCTCAAGTAGCCTACATCCAACAGGATGGCACAACTCAGCAG GTGGCGGTTTTGCTTCCAAGCGGGCAGAATATGAACACCACCAGTCTGCACGTCCTCAGCAATGCCGCCGAAGCACCGCAAGCCACCCTGGAGCCGGTGTCCCAG GAGCAGATGTCCGTGTCCAACTCTCTAACCTCCGTGGTGGATCCCCCGTCTAGCCCACTCGGGGCCATGGACTCCACGGACGACTCTGCCGaagacgatgacgacgacgactctGATATTGACGACTGGGAGCCTCGTCAGCGGTTCAACCCTCATAACCTCT GGTGCGAAGAATGCAATGACTCCAACACCTCGGAGTGTCTGAACCACGGGCCCCTGCACCCCATCCCAAACCGTCCGGTAATGTCCCGGGCTCGTGCCAGCCTGCCCCTGGTCCTCTACATCGACCGCTTTCTAGGTGGGGTCTTCTCCAAGAGACGCATCCCCAAGCGCACTCAGTTCGGCCCTGTGGATGGACCCCTTGTGCCCCAGAGTCAGCTGCAGGACAACTACATTCACCTGAAA TTTTGCGTGTTGGACGCGGAAAAAGATGGGGAGAAGTCCGAGGAGACGTGGCTGGATCTGTCTGACGAGGACAGCTGCAATTGGATGATGTTCGTGCGGCCCGCCAAGAACCACCTAGAGCAGAACCTAGTGGCATACCAGTATGGTGCGGAAATCTTCTACACCACCATCAAGAACATCGAGCCCAAGCAAGAGCTTAAG GTGTGGTATGCAGCCTCATATGCAGAGTTTGTCAATCAGAAGCTCCACAGTGTTACAGAAGAAGAGAGAAAAG TTCTGCGGGAGCAGGAGAAGAACTGGCCTTGCTACGAATGCAGCCGTCGGTTTGTGAGCTCTGAGCAACTCCAGCAGCATCTCAACATGCATGACAACATGCTCCATTCTGTGAGCAG GCCCAGAGGGCGTGGCCGGGCCAGGGGCAGGAAGCGATTTGGAACGGGGAGAAGGCCAGGTCGACCGCCTAAATTCATACGTTTGGATGAGGCAGTTGAAGATGATACAGACAGGACGACG AATCCGACTGAGGTGCAACCGCTGGATGAGCCCACAGAGGCGGCTCACAATGGCGTAGAGGTGACTGTTATGGAGCCGGACACAGAGGCAGATGCCCCAACGATGTCTCCAGCAGTTGAACCATCTGCTGCTCAGCCCTCTGAAAGGGACCTGCCACTCCAGACCAAGGAGGACCCCATGCAAAGTGACCAGTCGGACCCTCAGTTCTCATCTCCAGATGTGCGACGCTTAAAAAGGATGCGG ACTGCTGCACTGCAGCATCACTTTATCCGAAAGAGCTTTCGTCCCTTCAAGTGCAAACACTGCGACAAGGCCTTCCGTGACAAGGACAAGCTGGACCAGCACCTGCGTGTTCACGGACGTGACAACTTCGTCTTCCCTTGCCACCTGTGCAGCAAGACCTTCATGACCGACACGGCGCTGGACGACCACCTCCTGGTTCATACTGAGAACCGCACATATGCATGTCTGCTGTGTGCCGAGACCTTCGACAGGCTCGACATGCTGAGGGACCACATTGAGGTGCATGCCGTTAACGGCACCTTCACCTGCCCGTCCTGTAAGAAGACATTTCCTGACTTCGTTCAG GTAAAGAAGCACATCCGCTGCTTCCATTCCGAGAAGATCTTCCAGTGCCCGAACTGTGAGAAAGCCTTCTGCCGGCCGGACAAACTGCGCCTGCACATGCTGCGCCACTCAGATCGCAGAGACTTCCTTTGCTCTACGTGTGGCAAGCAGTTCAAA AGGAAAGACAAGCTCCGGGAACACATGCAGCGTATGCACAATCCTGAACGCGAGGCCAAGAAGGCCGAGCGTGTCCACCGTTCCAAAAACCACAAAATGAAGACGCCTACTACAGACCTTGAAAGTTTTATGTTCAAATGCAGGCTGTGCATGATGGGATTCCGACGCAGAGGAATGCTG GTCAATCATTTGTCCAAGCGTCACCCTGAGATGCGTGTTAACGATGTCCCAGAGTTGACGCTGCCCATCATCAAGCCCAACAGAGACTACTTCTGCCAGTATTGTGACAAG GTGTACAAAAGCGCCAGTAAGAGAAAGTCTCATATACTGAAGAACCACCCGGGCTCAGAGTTGCCGCCCAGCATCCGCAAGCTCCGTCCAGCCGCACCGGGCGAACCGGACCCCATGCTGACTACACACACCCAGCTGGCCGGTACCACCGCCTTCGCGCCAGTCTGCTGCCCGCACTGCGCCAAACAGTACAGCAGCAAG ACTAAGATGGTGCAGCACATCCGGAAGAAGCATCCCGAGTTTGCCCAGCTCGTCAACACCATCCAAACTCCCCTGGCGACGGCAGTCATCAGCAGCACCCCTTCCGTCATCAGCGCGGACAGCGCTGGCGCTGAGGCTGTTGTG ACCACTGACCTGCTAACGCAGGCCATGACGGAGCTCTCCCAGACGCTGACTACTGACTACAGAACAGCACAAGGAGACTACCAGAGGATCCAGTACATCCCCGTGTCCCAGGCGGGAAGTAGCTTGTCGCAGCCGCAGCACATTCAGCTCCAAGTGGTTCAGGTGGCGCCg GCTTCCTCCCCTCATTCCCAGCAGCAGACTGTGGATGTCGGCCAACTGCACGACCCCCACAGCTACAGCCAGCACTCCATCCAGGTGCAGCACATCCAGGTCACAGAGCCCTCGGCCTCAGGACAAGGTGTCACTCAG GTGACGGGTCAGCCTCTAAGCCCCAACTCCCAACAGACCAATCAAGAGTTGAGTTCTACGCAGCTGACCCCCGTGACGCTGGCTCAGAACCACAGTCTCCAGGCCAGTGGACCtcctcagcagcagcagcagcagcagcagggggCGGTTCAGCATGCTTATATACCCAGCAACTGGAACTATCGAGGCTACC CAGCCTCCGAGATCCAAATGATGACGTTGCCCCATGCGCAGTATGTCATCACCGAGGCTGGCACACCTGTGACCGCAGCCAACAATAACCAGGTGAAAACG
- the prdm10 gene encoding PR domain zinc finger protein 10 isoform X1 yields MDAKPEPTTVWSESANTDPADATQVHFEGETVAQIVYSGDGSGQAEQEQQQQVVYTADGSSYTSVESAEHTLVYIHPVDGTQAVFADQPQVAYIQQDGTTQQVAVLLPSGQNMNTTSLHVLSNAAEAPQATLEPVSQEQMSVSNSLTSVVDPPSSPLGAMDSTDDSAEDDDDDDSDIDDWEPRQRFNPHNLWCEECNDSNTSECLNHGPLHPIPNRPVMSRARASLPLVLYIDRFLGGVFSKRRIPKRTQFGPVDGPLVPQSQLQDNYIHLKFCVLDAEKDGEKSEETWLDLSDEDSCNWMMFVRPAKNHLEQNLVAYQYGAEIFYTTIKNIEPKQELKVWYAASYAEFVNQKLHSVTEEERKVLREQEKNWPCYECSRRFVSSEQLQQHLNMHDNMLHSVSRPRGRGRARGRKRFGTGRRPGRPPKFIRLDEAVEDDTDRTTIQNPTEVQPLDEPTEAAHNGVEVTVMEPDTEADAPTMSPAVEPSAAQPSERDLPLQTKEDPMQSDQSDPQFSSPDVRRLKRMRTAALQHHFIRKSFRPFKCKHCDKAFRDKDKLDQHLRVHGRDNFVFPCHLCSKTFMTDTALDDHLLVHTENRTYACLLCAETFDRLDMLRDHIEVHAVNGTFTCPSCKKTFPDFVQVKKHIRCFHSEKIFQCPNCEKAFCRPDKLRLHMLRHSDRRDFLCSTCGKQFKRKDKLREHMQRMHNPEREAKKAERVHRSKNHKMKTPTTDLESFMFKCRLCMMGFRRRGMLVNHLSKRHPEMRVNDVPELTLPIIKPNRDYFCQYCDKVYKSASKRKSHILKNHPGSELPPSIRKLRPAAPGEPDPMLTTHTQLAGTTAFAPVCCPHCAKQYSSKTKMVQHIRKKHPEFAQLVNTIQTPLATAVISSTPSVISADSAGAEAVVTTDLLTQAMTELSQTLTTDYRTAQGDYQRIQYIPVSQAGSSLSQPQHIQLQVVQVAPASSPHSQQQTVDVGQLHDPHSYSQHSIQVQHIQVTEPSASGQGVTQVTGQPLSPNSQQTNQELSSTQLTPVTLAQNHSLQASGPPQQQQQQQQGAVQHAYIPSNWNYRGYPSEIQMMTLPHAQYVITEAGTPVTAANNNQVKTTHYVISEGQTEVDTKTSGPASSGPDPGEHLEPLANQQATTQYIITTTTNGSGASEVHITKP; encoded by the exons ATGGATGCCAAGCCGGAGCCTACCACTGTGTGGAGTGAGTCCGCGAACACAGACCCAGCTGACGCCACACAG GTTCATTTTGAAGGTGAAACAGTAGCACAGATTGTGTACAGCGGAGATGGCAGCGGTCAAGCGGAGCAGGAGCAGCAACAGCAGGTGGTGTACACGGCCGACGGCAGCTCGTACACGTCGGTGGAATCGGCTGAGCATACGCTGGTCTACATTCACCCTGTGGATGGCACACAG GCCGTGTTTGCAGATCAACCTCAAGTAGCCTACATCCAACAGGATGGCACAACTCAGCAG GTGGCGGTTTTGCTTCCAAGCGGGCAGAATATGAACACCACCAGTCTGCACGTCCTCAGCAATGCCGCCGAAGCACCGCAAGCCACCCTGGAGCCGGTGTCCCAG GAGCAGATGTCCGTGTCCAACTCTCTAACCTCCGTGGTGGATCCCCCGTCTAGCCCACTCGGGGCCATGGACTCCACGGACGACTCTGCCGaagacgatgacgacgacgactctGATATTGACGACTGGGAGCCTCGTCAGCGGTTCAACCCTCATAACCTCT GGTGCGAAGAATGCAATGACTCCAACACCTCGGAGTGTCTGAACCACGGGCCCCTGCACCCCATCCCAAACCGTCCGGTAATGTCCCGGGCTCGTGCCAGCCTGCCCCTGGTCCTCTACATCGACCGCTTTCTAGGTGGGGTCTTCTCCAAGAGACGCATCCCCAAGCGCACTCAGTTCGGCCCTGTGGATGGACCCCTTGTGCCCCAGAGTCAGCTGCAGGACAACTACATTCACCTGAAA TTTTGCGTGTTGGACGCGGAAAAAGATGGGGAGAAGTCCGAGGAGACGTGGCTGGATCTGTCTGACGAGGACAGCTGCAATTGGATGATGTTCGTGCGGCCCGCCAAGAACCACCTAGAGCAGAACCTAGTGGCATACCAGTATGGTGCGGAAATCTTCTACACCACCATCAAGAACATCGAGCCCAAGCAAGAGCTTAAG GTGTGGTATGCAGCCTCATATGCAGAGTTTGTCAATCAGAAGCTCCACAGTGTTACAGAAGAAGAGAGAAAAG TTCTGCGGGAGCAGGAGAAGAACTGGCCTTGCTACGAATGCAGCCGTCGGTTTGTGAGCTCTGAGCAACTCCAGCAGCATCTCAACATGCATGACAACATGCTCCATTCTGTGAGCAG GCCCAGAGGGCGTGGCCGGGCCAGGGGCAGGAAGCGATTTGGAACGGGGAGAAGGCCAGGTCGACCGCCTAAATTCATACGTTTGGATGAGGCAGTTGAAGATGATACAGACAGGACGACG ATCCAGAATCCGACTGAGGTGCAACCGCTGGATGAGCCCACAGAGGCGGCTCACAATGGCGTAGAGGTGACTGTTATGGAGCCGGACACAGAGGCAGATGCCCCAACGATGTCTCCAGCAGTTGAACCATCTGCTGCTCAGCCCTCTGAAAGGGACCTGCCACTCCAGACCAAGGAGGACCCCATGCAAAGTGACCAGTCGGACCCTCAGTTCTCATCTCCAGATGTGCGACGCTTAAAAAGGATGCGG ACTGCTGCACTGCAGCATCACTTTATCCGAAAGAGCTTTCGTCCCTTCAAGTGCAAACACTGCGACAAGGCCTTCCGTGACAAGGACAAGCTGGACCAGCACCTGCGTGTTCACGGACGTGACAACTTCGTCTTCCCTTGCCACCTGTGCAGCAAGACCTTCATGACCGACACGGCGCTGGACGACCACCTCCTGGTTCATACTGAGAACCGCACATATGCATGTCTGCTGTGTGCCGAGACCTTCGACAGGCTCGACATGCTGAGGGACCACATTGAGGTGCATGCCGTTAACGGCACCTTCACCTGCCCGTCCTGTAAGAAGACATTTCCTGACTTCGTTCAG GTAAAGAAGCACATCCGCTGCTTCCATTCCGAGAAGATCTTCCAGTGCCCGAACTGTGAGAAAGCCTTCTGCCGGCCGGACAAACTGCGCCTGCACATGCTGCGCCACTCAGATCGCAGAGACTTCCTTTGCTCTACGTGTGGCAAGCAGTTCAAA AGGAAAGACAAGCTCCGGGAACACATGCAGCGTATGCACAATCCTGAACGCGAGGCCAAGAAGGCCGAGCGTGTCCACCGTTCCAAAAACCACAAAATGAAGACGCCTACTACAGACCTTGAAAGTTTTATGTTCAAATGCAGGCTGTGCATGATGGGATTCCGACGCAGAGGAATGCTG GTCAATCATTTGTCCAAGCGTCACCCTGAGATGCGTGTTAACGATGTCCCAGAGTTGACGCTGCCCATCATCAAGCCCAACAGAGACTACTTCTGCCAGTATTGTGACAAG GTGTACAAAAGCGCCAGTAAGAGAAAGTCTCATATACTGAAGAACCACCCGGGCTCAGAGTTGCCGCCCAGCATCCGCAAGCTCCGTCCAGCCGCACCGGGCGAACCGGACCCCATGCTGACTACACACACCCAGCTGGCCGGTACCACCGCCTTCGCGCCAGTCTGCTGCCCGCACTGCGCCAAACAGTACAGCAGCAAG ACTAAGATGGTGCAGCACATCCGGAAGAAGCATCCCGAGTTTGCCCAGCTCGTCAACACCATCCAAACTCCCCTGGCGACGGCAGTCATCAGCAGCACCCCTTCCGTCATCAGCGCGGACAGCGCTGGCGCTGAGGCTGTTGTG ACCACTGACCTGCTAACGCAGGCCATGACGGAGCTCTCCCAGACGCTGACTACTGACTACAGAACAGCACAAGGAGACTACCAGAGGATCCAGTACATCCCCGTGTCCCAGGCGGGAAGTAGCTTGTCGCAGCCGCAGCACATTCAGCTCCAAGTGGTTCAGGTGGCGCCg GCTTCCTCCCCTCATTCCCAGCAGCAGACTGTGGATGTCGGCCAACTGCACGACCCCCACAGCTACAGCCAGCACTCCATCCAGGTGCAGCACATCCAGGTCACAGAGCCCTCGGCCTCAGGACAAGGTGTCACTCAG GTGACGGGTCAGCCTCTAAGCCCCAACTCCCAACAGACCAATCAAGAGTTGAGTTCTACGCAGCTGACCCCCGTGACGCTGGCTCAGAACCACAGTCTCCAGGCCAGTGGACCtcctcagcagcagcagcagcagcagcagggggCGGTTCAGCATGCTTATATACCCAGCAACTGGAACTATCGAGGCTACC CCTCCGAGATCCAAATGATGACGTTGCCCCATGCGCAGTATGTCATCACCGAGGCTGGCACACCTGTGACCGCAGCCAACAATAACCAGGTGAAAACG